In Melanotaenia boesemani isolate fMelBoe1 chromosome 1, fMelBoe1.pri, whole genome shotgun sequence, the genomic window TCATCTCTTTTTACATCAAAGTATGAACTTTTTGTCAATCTAGTGTCCAAGTTCTGCTTGTTGGCCTGCCATAAGATACAGAAACCATTGCGCACACAACACCAAATTACGGAGTCTGACACATGTCAAGGTGGAATGATCACAGAGTCTCCTCAGAATGGAAATGATACTACTTTGGAGACGTCCAAAGTTGAGCAGATCACTGGAAGCAGTCCACCAGATCTGCCAGAGCTGGATGTTAACACCCACTCCAAGCCAAAGAAAAGCCATCCCTCAGCTAATTTATTTGAAGTGTTGCTTCAGGTCCTGTCATGCTATTTGTCAGTCCAGCGACAACAAGCCAACCCAAACAGAGTCTTTACTATGGTCACCAACCAGCTGATCCAACCATTAGTGCTGCTCAGATACCTGCTGGCCTCTGAGGAATTTGCATCTTCACCCACACGCATGCATCTCCGTCAGCAGCTGTGCAGAGACATGCGCGTCAAGATAGACTCCATCCTCCACTTAGCTCTCTTCCCCTCTGAGCACCTGGCCTTATACAAAGGGGAACTTCTTCCAGCTAAAGAGGATTCTGGGAAATGTGGTTCTGGTGGGACAAAAGGGCCTTTGAAGCCAGTCAGTGCTATACTTTGCAAACTAAGTGCCCACGACTACTGTGAACCATCTCTGCACTACTCTGTGAAATCTGATGCATTGggtctgctttttaaaatttttctggAAAGTTACAGAAAGGGGAAGGGAGACACCGAAGAGGAGCAGAGAATGCTGTGTTTCCATTTTCTCGTCAGATTGGTCCCAGCATTAGATCTTCATCCTGATGGATGCTCGATTACAGCTGCCAAAACAGAGCAGCGGGGTGCTGTTTCCCCTGGACAAAAGTCTCCTCCAGCCTCCCCCTGCACTCCAGAGAGCTGGAGCCTGGCTCTGCAGGCTGTGGAGTCTTTGCTAAGCCAGGCTTTGTCAGCAGACATTTACAATGTTGCTGCAGACAGGATACGACACAAAGAGGTCCAGCTCAACTTTTACAGATCCTTGGCCCAAATACTCTTCAATGAGGCCCAACCAAGGTAACAacaaaattttagttttgactTTAATAGTAATTTTGTGTAACTATTTTACTGGTGGTAAATGAAAAATTTGCTTCTATTGACTTTTAGCATGCCTTCATGGTACCGCTGTTTAAAGGTGCTTTTGGGTCTCAATCATCTGATTCTTGAACCTGACTTGGACCAGCTGTTAAGCTCAGCTTGGATAGATGCTGAAGACATGGAAGCACAAGTGCAACAGGCCAGACAGGTCTAGATTTTAATTGAATGCATTCATATTTCtgaaattaaatgcattaacGAATCAACAGTAGTAATCATTGTAAGGTAAATTCCTCATTATTAATTTCCCAACAGCTCATGGTGTCCAGCCTCCTTCAGATCTACACTAAGCTCCGTCAGCTGCCTCGTCTCTTCTCTGTCCTCCTTTCTGTGATTTGTCAGCCAGCTCTGGATGACCGCCGACCACCTCTGCTTTCTGACGGCATCTCCATATCCCTCAGGACCTGTTTTCTGGACACACCACCCTCACAGATCCTAGAAATCTGCTCATCAGTGTTGAAGAGCATCAATACGTATATACTACCTGACCTAGTGAAAGAAGGTGAGGCAGATAAGATGGAGATTGATGGAGGACATCGGAATCAAGAGAGAGAAGATGCATCTCTGAAACTCTCTTCTCTCAGTCAGCTGcttcatgttgttttatttaatctgaagACTCTGGATAACGCCTCTCCTGTTCCTTTGGTCAAGCAGTGCAAAGGCCTGATGGAGGAAATGCAGCAGACAGTCAAGGCGTTACTACATCTCTTGCCAGCAGAGAGAACACCTTTCAAACTAGATGTAACATCAACTAAAAGGATCCCAAAGAAAGGCAAAAAGAGTCTGGACCccaaagagacagaaaaggtTTCAGAGGTAAAAATGGAAACATTCTGGGAACATAGGACCCAGGAGGCCGCTCTCCTACTCAGATACACTTGGGTGGAAGTGGATACCCTATTCCACATTTACTGCAGCAAATACACATCTGTTGATTCATccctgactgcagctgtgaaacAAAGTGATGCTACTTCCAGTTCTTCACTCCTACTCCACATGGACGGTCTCCATCCCTCCCCCTCCTGCAGCCCCATGAGCAGTTTGCTACTCAAACACCTCACTTTACAGCAGATGAAGAAGATTTTGTTAGAGAGGTCTTTACTTCATGAATCCAGCACAGAAGCACTACTAAACAGGGCAGCCCAGTTTATTTTAGGCAAGTCAGAGTTTGAGGTgagacctgatgaagagcagGGATGGGATGGGCAGATAGGCAGTGTGAACGCCAGCACCTACCGTGTAGCACACTGGTTCTTTCTCACATCTAACTTGCCGTTGATTCTTCCTTACCTGAGTGGAGAAGAGGTCAGCCACATAGCACACATCCTTGTCAGCTCATTGATGAACAGACAGATTGAAAGTCCCAAAGACCAACCTCCTGGCTGGTTGAGTTTCTCTCTCATATCTTCGCAGCTTATTGAAAGTCCAAAATTTGCTGAGATGGCATCACTGTTCTCTGCCACAGTTCATTCCCTCATGCTAAGAATTATCAATGTTCTCAAGGCAGGGCATAAACCCAAAATTTGTCCTACGTTTCTGACATttcatcaaaaagaaaatggagcCAATTCTTCTGAGGGAGATATAAGTCAACCTGTGTCCACACTGGTAAACAAAGAGGCCATAGTCGAGGATATTTTGGCATCTTCTAAAACTGGAGATGTGCACTTTCTGCTGGCAGACACACAAACTAAGGAGCTGGTAAACTTGATTCAAATCATAACAAACCTCAACCAAGATGGGATGAACTCTGAGGAtctctcctctctttttctccttctcttcttcttgcTAACCTCCACCTCCAGGCAGCCGGACCAGATGATTGCAGACTCTCCTGAATCTGTAGCTGATGGTCTGTTTCTGACAAAGCTTCTCAGGCTTTTGGATTATCTCCTGGAGGGAAGAACCTTCCACAGTGTTTTGAAGCTCATTCACGGCGGTACTTTGCTGCAAACTGCTGTGTCATGTCTCCTCAACAGGAACAGCACAAGAGTTGGAACCATGTGCAGCACTGATTGGCAGAATTTAGTCAAAGCAGCTCAGAGTTTCATAAGATCTTTGGTCCAGTTGATTATAATCAGAAACAGCAGCATCAGACTCAACCTAGACCAGTTTGCTTCCTATCTTACCAGtaaagaaaagacagacagacaaattgGACTATCCACATCTGGAGCATCTTTGATGTCTGCTCAGCTTTTGCTGGCATCTCTGACTTCGTTCTCCCAGGCAATAATCTCCAACTTGGGAAGAAGTAAGCCAATGGATCAAACCTTAACTCAAATGCTTTCAAAAACAACTGCATCCTTAGGACCAGCTGTTGAGTCCACCATGAAGCCCCAAAATGCCAATGAGACTGTCATCCAGCCAGCCAGCATCCTTGGCCAAGCTTTCATTGTAGAAGTTGTTACAGTCATGCTGCATTGTGAAGTGGCTCCGCTGGTAGTGCAGGAGGAAAGCAAACAGAGTGGCACCCAGCTCACGCTCACCCACAGGACTCTTTACCAAGGCTTCTGTCAACAGATTCTCAGGGAAATAAACTCCGCCCCCAGACCCATAGACTTTCTGGTTTCCTCTCTCCATTTCCTCTCAGCTTTTTACACAGCATTGGAAAggatgagaaaaaagaaactgcaaGAAGAGGCAGAGGAAGGCGGAAAAGAGTTGGAGGAGCTCTTTATGCAGATACTGCAGAATGTGTACAGACTGATGGCAGGTATGAAACCAcgttaaaacaaacatttgctcATTTACACAGTTCTTTGGTTATTGGGCGTTAGCATATTTTAACATATTGACACAAGTTTGCAACAGAGCAAGCAGTTTACACCTAAacggtaaatggtctgtatttttatagctttactgtacctggaatgatacccattACAAGTTAAATTTGATTTAGCTTTTGTCCACCTTATTactttagaataaaaaataaagaataaaccAGTTAAATAATGCACTTAGATTTTACTGATAGATGGAACTGAATGTTATAATCTTGCTCTGAATGTTTTACCCTTTCTCTTTGCTTTCAGCTCCTTGGCTGTCATCTACTGATGTTGGTGAGCTGGAGCCAGCAGTGCAGGAGCTGCTGCACCACCTGGTGGAGAAAAGTACTACAAGTCAGTTCAACCTGCTTCTACTGATGATCAGAGAAGGTCTGGATATTAGCAAGCTGAGGGCAGGAAACTACAGGGTGAGGCCAAGATCAGGTCTGATATCTTGAACTTTCATATTCTCACAGTCTCTAGATTCTTCTTTTGTCCAAGTAAATGATAATTACTATGATATCAAAACCTTCAATAGAAAAAACTaagaataattatttaaatactgTGCTTGTATAGAATTTTAtgcaaaagctttttttcttttcttttttttttattaacttctcCAGTTATTTGATAACTTTATCCATGACTTGCATTGCAGGTTTAATTTGACATCACAAAAATTAGTTGATAGatttcattataatattttagatCAGGATGACATTGCTCCCACAGCTGCAACACTATTATGATTTTAACAATGCATTcataattttaatatataacCTACTGCAATCTGTTGTTTTGTATGagtgtttttacatttctattaagtctttttttttaaatacaaacacttTTGTGCttgtgtaaacattttaatgcattaCTCAACTTGCTGAagtattttcatttgtgttgtttataCATTAGAGTACAAGATCTGTCCCTCTCCACCTCTTTTAATTACCTAGTATATGAACTTTTTTCAACTTTGGCCCTTTCTTACTGTCCTCCAGGAGGTGCTCTCAGCAGTCATCATCATTAAGCTTCTGTCCTGTTGTCCACTTCCTGAGGCCTGCTCTAAAGCTCTGTGGCTCATTGTACCACACATCATATCTGCTATGGTGGTGAGAacgcaacacacacacaaacacacaaaaatcatGTGGCTGAGCAAAGAGCCTGCTAAAGTGAgaatacacacaaatgcacacattaCTCATAGCACAGAATTGCACATAAATAcatgtttgctgttttcagGTCTGAGTCAGAGATGTTTGACTCAGTGCTGGTGTTTAACCAATCATTTAGGGACACCAGAACTTTTAGATCCAAACAAGAGGTAGTATTTTACATAGAAATcatgttttataaatgcaaTTCTCTGTCCTGTTGTTAGGAGGAGCTACCTGCTATGTTTAGGCaagttaaacagttttattgttattgcagGTCTGTGATGTTGCTGACTGACGTTAAAGGTCatggatgcttttttttctcaccttgACTACTTAAATTCATCGTACTCTGGTATCTGTCAGGGTTCCCTCTATTGCCTCTAATTAATTCAAAATGCAGTCATTactggtgcaaaaaaaaaagtatgagcATATCAGATTGCTTTtgtattgatttaaaaattctACTGCTCACCTTCAAAGTCTTAAATGGCTCTGCCCTGGCATGTACCTCACATTTACTAACCAGGAGGGAATTCCATGCAGCAGGATTAGGGAAAAATCTTGCTTATTTTGACAAGTCTGGCTCATCAAAGTGAGAGTTCTGTTCCATCATCGTGGCTTAAATGACTCCCACTTGAGCTACTGTGGTAACTTGTGCTGGAGAACAAGTCTGCTTCGGACCAGGCTAActctgtgtcccaattcagggtctgcccTTATTTAAGAAGCTTATTCAGCTCATTAAGAAGCTTACTTAAGAAGTTTCATCTTAAAGAATGTCCCAAAAGGGACCCCCAAAAGAGCGTTCAGCCAGATGGTTTATTTACCCTCAACTCTGTTTCTGAGTGGTtggtataaaaatattattatatgaATATAGCCTATTGatatctttcatttaatttttatttcatgaaagTATGGTTATTTAGCTTAATGGTTACTAGGTCAGTGGAAATTATTAGCTTAATAATATAGTCACACAATCACttttaaagtatattttaatcagtaaaatggaaaaataagatGAGGTTTACTATGTAGAACATTTAATACAGAATTTAAAGAACTTCTTGggtgattaaaaaaacacagaataataTAAAGT contains:
- the urb2 gene encoding unhealthy ribosome biogenesis protein 2 homolog isoform X2, with the translated sequence MAAIYSGIHLKLKSPQTPWEDKLKLARFAWISSQCLLPNKEQVLLDWCTHALTGWHNKKVEFSQDILEGLWSYLDDALHSQKLHSFLKQGKTITLRLNMAQLLLDQLQECAHGQSPLCVSTILSVLRGIFSSPVLSSLFTSKYELFVNLVSKFCLLACHKIQKPLRTQHQITESDTCQGGMITESPQNGNDTTLETSKVEQITGSSPPDLPELDVNTHSKPKKSHPSANLFEVLLQVLSCYLSVQRQQANPNRVFTMVTNQLIQPLVLLRYLLASEEFASSPTRMHLRQQLCRDMRVKIDSILHLALFPSEHLALYKGELLPAKEDSGKCGSGGTKGPLKPVSAILCKLSAHDYCEPSLHYSVKSDALGLLFKIFLESYRKGKGDTEEEQRMLCFHFLVRLVPALDLHPDGCSITAAKTEQRGAVSPGQKSPPASPCTPESWSLALQAVESLLSQALSADIYNVAADRIRHKEVQLNFYRSLAQILFNEAQPSMPSWYRCLKVLLGLNHLILEPDLDQLLSSAWIDAEDMEAQVQQARQLMVSSLLQIYTKLRQLPRLFSVLLSVICQPALDDRRPPLLSDGISISLRTCFLDTPPSQILEICSSVLKSINTYILPDLVKEGEADKMEIDGGHRNQEREDASLKLSSLSQLLHVVLFNLKTLDNASPVPLVKQCKGLMEEMQQTVKALLHLLPAERTPFKLDVTSTKRIPKKGKKSLDPKETEKVSEVKMETFWEHRTQEAALLLRYTWVEVDTLFHIYCSKYTSVDSSLTAAVKQSDATSSSSLLLHMDGLHPSPSCSPMSSLLLKHLTLQQMKKILLERSLLHESSTEALLNRAAQFILGKSEFEVRPDEEQGWDGQIGSVNASTYRVAHWFFLTSNLPLILPYLSGEEVSHIAHILVSSLMNRQIESPKDQPPGWLSFSLISSQLIESPKFAEMASLFSATVHSLMLRIINVLKAGHKPKICPTFLTFHQKENGANSSEGDISQPVSTLVNKEAIVEDILASSKTGDVHFLLADTQTKELVNLIQIITNLNQDGMNSEDLSSLFLLLFFLLTSTSRQPDQMIADSPESVADGLFLTKLLRLLDYLLEGRTFHSVLKLIHGGTLLQTAVSCLLNRNSTRVGTMCSTDWQNLVKAAQSFIRSLVQLIIIRNSSIRLNLDQFASYLTSKEKTDRQIGLSTSGASLMSAQLLLASLTSFSQAIISNLGRSKPMDQTLTQMLSKTTASLGPAVESTMKPQNANETVIQPASILGQAFIVEVVTVMLHCEVAPLVVQEESKQSGTQLTLTHRTLYQGFCQQILREINSAPRPIDFLVSSLHFLSAFYTALERMRKKKLQEEAEEGGKELEELFMQILQNVYRLMAAPWLSSTDVGELEPAVQELLHHLVEKSTTSQFNLLLLMIREGLDISKLRAGNYREVLSAVIIIKLLSCCPLPEACSKALWLIVPHIISAMVLLVRSSSQDVSLTLPFTVPTVTSMVSLLRQGEGLITNPHHVILILGALHSLPLGHLTPPVYHSVFLAVHEALFAIIQCHPQVILKAAPSFLNVFYRLVASIMQEGRQRGDSDTGADSGEYLQCSRLVERMYTHIAATAESFTALSAFMVAQYVTELQKVTLRPDVKLHLTEGIYCILDLCMEQDLKFLKTGLHLGVREVFNELYSSYTHYHKTQRQGEDKYTV
- the urb2 gene encoding unhealthy ribosome biogenesis protein 2 homolog isoform X1, whose translation is MTCAPVTAAMAAIYSGIHLKLKSPQTPWEDKLKLARFAWISSQCLLPNKEQVLLDWCTHALTGWHNKKVEFSQDILEGLWSYLDDALHSQKLHSFLKQGKTITLRLNMAQLLLDQLQECAHGQSPLCVSTILSVLRGIFSSPVLSSLFTSKYELFVNLVSKFCLLACHKIQKPLRTQHQITESDTCQGGMITESPQNGNDTTLETSKVEQITGSSPPDLPELDVNTHSKPKKSHPSANLFEVLLQVLSCYLSVQRQQANPNRVFTMVTNQLIQPLVLLRYLLASEEFASSPTRMHLRQQLCRDMRVKIDSILHLALFPSEHLALYKGELLPAKEDSGKCGSGGTKGPLKPVSAILCKLSAHDYCEPSLHYSVKSDALGLLFKIFLESYRKGKGDTEEEQRMLCFHFLVRLVPALDLHPDGCSITAAKTEQRGAVSPGQKSPPASPCTPESWSLALQAVESLLSQALSADIYNVAADRIRHKEVQLNFYRSLAQILFNEAQPSMPSWYRCLKVLLGLNHLILEPDLDQLLSSAWIDAEDMEAQVQQARQLMVSSLLQIYTKLRQLPRLFSVLLSVICQPALDDRRPPLLSDGISISLRTCFLDTPPSQILEICSSVLKSINTYILPDLVKEGEADKMEIDGGHRNQEREDASLKLSSLSQLLHVVLFNLKTLDNASPVPLVKQCKGLMEEMQQTVKALLHLLPAERTPFKLDVTSTKRIPKKGKKSLDPKETEKVSEVKMETFWEHRTQEAALLLRYTWVEVDTLFHIYCSKYTSVDSSLTAAVKQSDATSSSSLLLHMDGLHPSPSCSPMSSLLLKHLTLQQMKKILLERSLLHESSTEALLNRAAQFILGKSEFEVRPDEEQGWDGQIGSVNASTYRVAHWFFLTSNLPLILPYLSGEEVSHIAHILVSSLMNRQIESPKDQPPGWLSFSLISSQLIESPKFAEMASLFSATVHSLMLRIINVLKAGHKPKICPTFLTFHQKENGANSSEGDISQPVSTLVNKEAIVEDILASSKTGDVHFLLADTQTKELVNLIQIITNLNQDGMNSEDLSSLFLLLFFLLTSTSRQPDQMIADSPESVADGLFLTKLLRLLDYLLEGRTFHSVLKLIHGGTLLQTAVSCLLNRNSTRVGTMCSTDWQNLVKAAQSFIRSLVQLIIIRNSSIRLNLDQFASYLTSKEKTDRQIGLSTSGASLMSAQLLLASLTSFSQAIISNLGRSKPMDQTLTQMLSKTTASLGPAVESTMKPQNANETVIQPASILGQAFIVEVVTVMLHCEVAPLVVQEESKQSGTQLTLTHRTLYQGFCQQILREINSAPRPIDFLVSSLHFLSAFYTALERMRKKKLQEEAEEGGKELEELFMQILQNVYRLMAAPWLSSTDVGELEPAVQELLHHLVEKSTTSQFNLLLLMIREGLDISKLRAGNYREVLSAVIIIKLLSCCPLPEACSKALWLIVPHIISAMVLLVRSSSQDVSLTLPFTVPTVTSMVSLLRQGEGLITNPHHVILILGALHSLPLGHLTPPVYHSVFLAVHEALFAIIQCHPQVILKAAPSFLNVFYRLVASIMQEGRQRGDSDTGADSGEYLQCSRLVERMYTHIAATAESFTALSAFMVAQYVTELQKVTLRPDVKLHLTEGIYCILDLCMEQDLKFLKTGLHLGVREVFNELYSSYTHYHKTQRQGEDKYTV